A region from the Malus domestica chromosome 07, GDT2T_hap1 genome encodes:
- the LOC139197707 gene encoding receptor-like protein 7 — MVLKLVLVLLLFHHVVIANSSYSSQKQYPSCPDEDKSALLQFKDSFIIDKSASRSTDAYPKFSSWKPAEGGNSTCCSWEGVKCDEKTGHMIGLDLGQVPSELSQLSKLTYLNVALNLDRLSEDKDHPLSEEENYTLLKLEASDLGSLVQNLTSLKLLSLSYVNVSSAIPHSMANLSSLTTLYLRGCHLFGEFPVRIFQLPNLEFRSVRYNQELTRYFPEFKQSSPLILLKVGFTGFFGTIPSSIQNLDSLQNLDVAQCNFSEGLVPSSLGNLRQLTYLDISNNKFGGPIPDSLANLTNWLLLRLVRVD; from the exons ATGGTTTTAAAACTAGTACTAGTTTTGTTGCTGTTTCATCATGTGGTTATTGCTAACTCTTCCTACTCTTCGCAGAAGCAGTATCCATCTTGCCCTGATGAGGACAAGTCCGCCCTGCTGCAATTCAAAGACAGCTTTATTATTGACAAATCTGCTTCTAGATCTACCGATGCTTATCCGAAGTTCTCATCATGGAAACCAGCTGAAGGAGGAAATAGCACCTGCTGCTCATGGGAAGGTGTCAAGTGTGATGAGAAAACGGGTCATATGATTGGCCTAGATCTTG GTCAAGTCCCTTCTGAACTTTCACAGTTATCCAAGTTGACATACCTTAATGTAGCTCTCAATCTCGATAGATTGTCAGAAGATAAGGATCATCCCTTGTCAGAAGAGGAGAATTAtactttgttgaaacttgaagCATCAGATCTTGGAAGCCTAGTTCAAAACTTAACTAGTCTCAAATTACTTTCTCTCAGTTACGTAAACGTATCTTCGGCAATTCCTCATTCAATGGCTAATTTGTCATCTTTGACAACCCTCTACCTTAGGGGCTGTCACCTGTTTGGTGAATTTCCAGTGAGAATTTTCCAGCTACCAAACCTAGAATTTCGTAGTGTGAGATACAACCAAGAATTGACTAGATATTTTCCTGAATTTAAACAAAGCAGTCCTCTCATCCTACTGAAAGTCGGCTTTACTGGCTTTTTTGGAACAATACCCTCTTCAATTCAAAACCTTGATTCACTGCAAAACTTGGATGTGGCTCAATGCAATTTTTCGGAAGGGTTGGTTCCATCTTCACTTGGGAATCTTAGGCAGCTCACTTATCTAGACATTTCAAACAACAAATTTGGAGGTCCAATTCCTGATTCCTTGGCAAACCTTACCAACTGGCTACTTTTAAGATTAGTACGAGTCGATTAA